A region of Thermobifida halotolerans DNA encodes the following proteins:
- a CDS encoding DEAD/DEAH box helicase, whose translation MTTTYAPGTLVAARGREWVVLPESDPDMLVLRPLGGGDDDVAALFPAFEKVEPASFAPPTPADLGDARAAGLLRSALRIGFRSGAGPFRSLAGIAVQPRAYQLVPLLMALRQPTVRLLISDDVGIGKTVEAALIVAELLEQGDASGLAVLCSPALAEQWQDELRTKFGIDAELVLASTVSRLERDLDLGQSLFDKHRHVIVSTDFIKSTRHRDDFVRHCPDLVIVDEAHTCVAADDTGSRQNQLRYELLQRVAADAERHLILVTATPHSGKESAFRNLLGLLNPALAKADLDTDAGRKLLARHFVQRKRADVRTYLGTEDGLADDALAERTAFPADRLFKDETYKLSPQYRALLEDAIAYASERVERAGEQGRREARIAWWSAIALLRSLVSSPRAAAKTLTTRSAAAAAKTDREADELGAPVIRDSADADALEGLDAAPGADTEGDAEQTAAKGDPRLLELAERAAALEGPERDTKLKALVKQLKDLLAEGYNPIVFCRYIDTAEYVAEHLDGKLNGRAKGDRPGWKTVVRSVTGTLSPQQRVQRIEELAEEAAREAETGTGARRVLVATDCLSEGVNLQHYFDAVVHYDLAWNPTRHDQREGRVDRYGQKRDQVKVVTLYGSDNGIDGKVLDVLITKHRQIRKDLGISVSVPDETSAGVTDAIVEWLLLRSRRGEQDALFGAEELDAKAAEVEAEWQSAAEREKTSRSRFAQRAIHPEEVAREVAAVRDALGGAGEVRAFVEESLRALGGLLRSADDGFTADVSATPAGLRDALAQPIGAEAVESGRPVPFRDTAAVARGEAALVRTDPAVSALASYVLDTALDAAATGPRPARRCGVVRTDAVTRVTTLLLVRYRFHLTLPSRGGTRQLVAEDARLLAFTGTPADPEWLGHEEATALLDAQATENTDPLFAERTMTRTLTGLAATTGHLDAHGERLAAELAESHRRVRSAAGEIIRGLKVTVQQPADVLGVYVYLPAVSAGVA comes from the coding sequence ATGACCACCACATACGCCCCCGGCACCCTGGTCGCCGCCCGCGGCCGGGAATGGGTGGTGCTCCCCGAGAGCGACCCCGACATGCTGGTGCTGCGCCCCCTCGGCGGCGGTGACGACGACGTCGCCGCGCTGTTTCCCGCCTTCGAGAAGGTGGAGCCCGCCAGCTTCGCCCCGCCCACCCCCGCCGACCTGGGCGACGCCCGCGCCGCCGGACTGCTGCGTTCGGCGCTGCGCATCGGCTTCCGCTCCGGCGCAGGCCCGTTCCGCTCCCTGGCCGGGATCGCCGTGCAGCCCCGCGCCTACCAGCTCGTCCCGCTGCTCATGGCGTTGCGCCAACCGACCGTGCGCCTGCTCATCAGCGACGACGTCGGCATCGGCAAGACCGTCGAGGCCGCCCTGATCGTCGCCGAACTCCTGGAGCAGGGCGACGCGAGCGGCCTGGCCGTCCTGTGCTCCCCGGCGCTGGCCGAGCAGTGGCAGGACGAGCTGCGCACCAAGTTCGGCATCGACGCCGAACTGGTGCTCGCCTCCACCGTCTCCCGCCTGGAACGCGACCTCGACCTCGGCCAGTCCCTGTTCGACAAGCACCGGCACGTCATCGTCTCCACCGACTTCATCAAGTCCACCCGGCACCGCGACGACTTCGTCCGCCACTGCCCCGACCTGGTCATCGTGGACGAGGCGCACACCTGCGTGGCCGCCGACGACACCGGTTCCCGGCAGAACCAGTTGCGCTACGAACTCCTCCAACGCGTCGCCGCCGACGCCGAGCGCCACCTGATCCTGGTGACCGCCACCCCGCACAGCGGCAAGGAGTCGGCGTTCCGCAACCTGCTCGGCCTGCTCAACCCCGCACTCGCCAAGGCCGACCTGGACACCGACGCGGGCCGCAAGCTGCTGGCCCGCCACTTCGTGCAGCGCAAACGCGCCGACGTGCGCACCTACCTGGGCACGGAGGACGGCCTGGCCGACGACGCCCTCGCCGAACGCACCGCCTTCCCCGCCGACCGCCTGTTCAAGGACGAGACCTACAAACTGTCCCCGCAGTACCGGGCACTGTTGGAGGATGCCATCGCCTACGCCAGTGAGCGCGTGGAGCGGGCGGGCGAGCAGGGCCGCCGCGAGGCCCGTATCGCCTGGTGGTCGGCGATCGCGCTGCTGCGCTCCCTGGTGTCCTCGCCGCGCGCCGCCGCCAAGACACTCACCACCCGCTCGGCCGCCGCGGCCGCCAAGACGGACCGGGAGGCCGACGAACTGGGCGCCCCCGTCATCCGGGACTCCGCCGACGCCGACGCCCTGGAGGGCCTGGACGCCGCGCCCGGCGCCGACACCGAAGGCGACGCCGAGCAGACCGCCGCCAAGGGCGACCCGCGCCTGCTCGAACTCGCCGAACGCGCCGCCGCCCTGGAGGGACCGGAGCGGGACACCAAGCTCAAGGCCCTCGTCAAACAGCTCAAGGACCTGCTCGCCGAGGGCTACAACCCCATCGTCTTCTGCCGCTACATCGACACCGCCGAGTACGTCGCCGAACACCTCGACGGCAAGCTCAACGGCCGCGCCAAGGGCGACCGCCCCGGCTGGAAGACCGTGGTCCGCTCCGTCACCGGCACCCTGTCCCCGCAGCAGCGCGTGCAGCGCATCGAGGAACTCGCCGAGGAGGCCGCCAGGGAAGCCGAGACCGGCACGGGTGCGCGCCGCGTCCTCGTGGCCACCGACTGCCTGTCGGAGGGCGTCAACCTCCAGCACTACTTCGACGCCGTCGTCCACTACGACCTGGCGTGGAACCCCACCCGCCACGACCAGCGCGAGGGCCGCGTGGACCGCTACGGCCAGAAACGCGACCAGGTGAAGGTCGTCACCCTGTACGGCAGCGACAACGGCATCGACGGCAAGGTGCTGGACGTCCTCATCACCAAGCACCGCCAGATCCGCAAGGACCTCGGCATCAGCGTGTCCGTGCCCGACGAGACCTCTGCCGGGGTCACCGACGCCATCGTGGAGTGGCTGCTGCTGCGGTCCCGCCGCGGCGAACAGGACGCCCTGTTCGGCGCCGAGGAGCTGGACGCGAAGGCCGCCGAGGTGGAGGCCGAGTGGCAGTCCGCGGCCGAACGCGAGAAGACCTCCCGCTCCCGGTTCGCGCAGCGCGCCATCCACCCCGAGGAGGTGGCCCGCGAGGTCGCCGCGGTCCGCGACGCCCTCGGCGGCGCGGGCGAGGTCCGCGCCTTCGTGGAGGAGTCGCTGCGCGCCCTCGGCGGACTGCTGCGCTCCGCCGACGACGGGTTCACCGCCGACGTGTCGGCCACCCCGGCGGGGCTGCGCGATGCCCTCGCCCAGCCGATCGGCGCCGAAGCGGTCGAGTCGGGCCGCCCGGTGCCGTTCCGCGACACCGCCGCCGTGGCCCGGGGCGAGGCCGCCCTGGTGCGCACCGACCCGGCGGTGAGCGCGCTCGCCTCCTACGTCCTCGACACCGCCCTGGACGCCGCCGCCACCGGCCCCCGCCCGGCCCGCCGCTGCGGGGTGGTGCGCACCGACGCGGTCACCCGCGTCACCACGCTGCTGCTGGTCCGCTACCGCTTCCACCTGACCCTGCCCTCGCGCGGCGGCACCCGGCAGCTCGTCGCCGAGGACGCCCGCCTGCTCGCGTTCACCGGAACCCCCGCCGACCCCGAGTGGCTCGGCCACGAGGAGGCCACGGCCCTGCTGGACGCCCAGGCCACCGAGAACACCGACCCGCTCTTCGCCGAACGCACCATGACCCGCACCCTGACCGGACTGGCCGCCACCACCGGCCACCTCGACGCCCACGGCGAGCGGCTGGCCGCCGAACTCGCCGAGTCGCACCGCCGCGTGCGCAGCGCCGCCGGTGAGATCATCCGCGGCCTCAAGGTCACCGTGCAGCAGCCCGCCGACGTGCTCGGCGTCTACGTCTACCTCCCCGCCGTCTCCGCCGGAGTCGCCTGA
- a CDS encoding DUF397 domain-containing protein, with translation MEFRKSSYSATESHCVEVAHLPAPFRKSSHSAAHGDCVEVADWAAGAAIRDTKHRDLGALVFPADEWQAFLGAVKRRGL, from the coding sequence GTGGAGTTCCGTAAATCTTCCTACAGTGCGACAGAGAGTCACTGCGTTGAGGTTGCCCACCTCCCTGCCCCGTTCCGTAAGTCCTCACACAGCGCGGCTCATGGGGACTGTGTCGAGGTCGCCGACTGGGCCGCTGGTGCGGCGATCCGCGACACCAAGCATCGGGACCTCGGCGCGCTGGTGTTTCCCGCTGACGAGTGGCAGGCGTTCCTCGGTGCGGTGAAGAGACGTGGTCTCTGA
- a CDS encoding Eco57I restriction-modification methylase domain-containing protein, which translates to MSAIARNQVFSAVHTVGGLLPADMLVRISEGRDVPGCAPADYGVVGSRSVRDEAERHWDYLKSLWKDLRAHLPVAPPTDPPSDPTGRAVKEWVEPLFAELGFGRLAAVAAPGITADDGTKTFPVSHHWRHVPVHVTAWNADLDRRPAGAGTVPPQSLVQECLNRTSAHLWAVVTNGRQLRLLRDSSALATAAYVEFDLEAIFDGELFSEFVLLYRLLHATRFETADGEAPSACWLEKWRTHAIDSGTRALEQLRRGVQEAITVLGTGFLRHPANTALRENLDSREFHTALLRLVYRMLFLFVAEDRDALHPPVPDDAPDEVKQAHEKARKRYEKYFSSARLRRHARRRRGTAHGDQYRALRLVLDALGDENGRPELALPALGGLFDHTDADTVLDGLELANESLLGAVRHLAQVRDPKSRRWRAVDYRNLDAEELGSVYESLLELVPKYSASERVFELVELAGNTRKTTGSYYTPSSLIECLLDSALDPVIDDAVKRGEVKATAAGEPDPAEHIVAELLELKVCDPACGSGHFLVAAARRIAKRVAAVRERNPEPTLPAVRHALHEVVARCVYGVDLNPMAVELAKVSLWLEALKPGRPLGFLDAHVKHGNALIGATPALLRKGIPDKAFKPIEGDDPKHANALEKVNANERGDQLSFFDIDEDAVKVANTVFASRLRRITAAPADSLADVRRQEEEYRDWQKDAEYVQAKHIADAWCAAFMWKKTPDAPRPVTYSVFQALQDPGGAGASEATNAEIVRLREQYRFFHWHLEFPDVFPVPDDRRGVDERTGWSGGFDCVMGNPPWDKVDFEDKKYFATVEPSIAAIAGTARRTRIAEWIEENPEAGERYREARRTQKATFHFAAQSGSFERCADGLKVKGVNSLQTDHLFTERFAAIAAPEGRYAAIIPTTIATGAGAQHLFKEFTGRGAIRVLYGFENAKPLFPSVHSSYPFCMISLVGPGLREPVTKLAFFLHDVDDLSKADRVFELSPEEIKLINPNTGTLPIFRKRRDAELTASVYKRIPVLWNEKKRDGNHWGVKFKNLFNMTDDWALFRSRESLENEGWTLEGNVFVRDGSRMLPLYEGKMVHHFDHRWNHFTGMETDDVRGLELSEKQSPDTAAMPRYWVPEADTPTGKTDRKGLPVMAAGVSTALDSLGWHRGWLYGWRDVSRATDERTAIPAFIPRVGVGHTYPLMLPMQQPTLVAVLGAVQSSFVYDYISRQKISGAHMALMTWKQLPVPPPEDLKPHTTFVVPRVLELVYTAYDMAPLARDLEDEGEPFRWDEERRAIIRAELDAYFFYLYGIDRGDVDYIMETFQTENGGLRNNEIRKYGTYRTKDLILEVYDRMANAGVSLDTPLIDGENFTSTLTPQPGHGPRHDPA; encoded by the coding sequence ATGTCCGCGATCGCCCGAAACCAGGTCTTTTCCGCCGTGCACACCGTCGGCGGCCTGCTGCCCGCCGACATGCTGGTCCGCATCAGCGAAGGCAGGGACGTGCCCGGGTGTGCGCCCGCCGACTACGGCGTGGTCGGCTCCCGCTCGGTGCGCGACGAGGCCGAACGCCACTGGGACTACCTCAAGAGCCTCTGGAAGGACCTGCGCGCCCACCTGCCGGTCGCCCCGCCCACCGATCCGCCGTCCGACCCCACGGGGCGGGCGGTGAAGGAGTGGGTGGAACCGCTGTTCGCCGAACTCGGCTTCGGCCGTCTCGCCGCGGTCGCCGCGCCCGGCATCACCGCCGACGACGGCACGAAGACCTTCCCGGTCAGCCACCACTGGCGGCACGTGCCCGTCCACGTCACCGCGTGGAACGCCGACCTCGACCGGCGTCCCGCCGGTGCGGGCACCGTGCCCCCGCAGTCGCTGGTGCAGGAATGCCTCAACCGCACCTCCGCGCACCTGTGGGCGGTGGTCACCAACGGACGGCAGTTGCGGCTGCTGCGCGACTCCAGCGCCCTGGCCACCGCCGCCTACGTCGAGTTCGACCTGGAAGCGATCTTCGACGGCGAACTGTTCAGCGAGTTCGTGCTGCTGTACCGGCTGCTGCACGCCACCCGCTTCGAGACCGCCGACGGCGAGGCCCCGTCTGCGTGCTGGCTGGAGAAGTGGCGCACCCACGCCATCGACTCCGGCACCCGCGCCCTGGAGCAGTTGCGCAGGGGCGTGCAGGAGGCCATCACCGTGCTCGGCACCGGTTTCCTGCGCCACCCCGCCAACACGGCCCTGCGCGAGAACCTGGACTCCCGCGAGTTCCACACCGCGCTGCTGCGCCTGGTGTACCGGATGCTGTTCCTGTTCGTCGCCGAGGACCGCGACGCCCTGCACCCGCCGGTACCCGACGACGCCCCCGACGAGGTGAAGCAGGCGCACGAGAAGGCCCGGAAGCGGTACGAGAAGTACTTCTCCTCCGCCCGGCTGCGCAGGCACGCCCGCAGGCGCAGGGGCACTGCCCACGGCGACCAGTACCGGGCGCTGCGCCTCGTCCTGGACGCCCTCGGCGACGAGAACGGCCGCCCCGAACTGGCGCTGCCCGCCCTCGGCGGCCTGTTCGACCACACCGACGCCGACACGGTGCTCGACGGCCTGGAACTGGCCAACGAGTCCCTGCTCGGCGCGGTCCGCCACCTCGCCCAGGTCCGCGACCCCAAGTCGCGCCGCTGGCGCGCGGTGGACTACCGCAACCTCGACGCCGAAGAACTGGGGTCGGTCTACGAGTCCTTGCTGGAACTGGTGCCCAAGTACAGCGCCTCGGAGCGCGTGTTCGAACTGGTGGAACTGGCGGGCAACACCCGCAAGACCACCGGGTCGTACTACACGCCGTCCTCGCTGATCGAATGCCTGCTCGACTCCGCCCTTGACCCGGTCATCGACGACGCGGTCAAACGCGGCGAGGTCAAGGCCACGGCCGCGGGAGAACCCGACCCGGCCGAGCACATCGTCGCCGAACTGCTGGAGTTGAAGGTCTGCGACCCGGCCTGCGGCTCCGGGCACTTCCTCGTCGCGGCGGCCCGGCGCATCGCCAAACGGGTCGCGGCCGTCCGGGAACGCAACCCGGAGCCGACCCTCCCGGCGGTCCGCCACGCCCTGCATGAAGTGGTGGCCCGGTGCGTCTACGGGGTGGACCTCAACCCGATGGCGGTGGAACTGGCGAAGGTGTCGCTGTGGCTGGAGGCGCTGAAGCCGGGCAGGCCGCTGGGGTTCCTGGACGCGCACGTCAAGCACGGCAACGCGCTGATCGGGGCGACACCGGCGCTGCTGCGCAAGGGGATTCCGGACAAGGCGTTCAAGCCGATCGAGGGGGACGACCCGAAACACGCGAACGCGTTGGAGAAGGTCAACGCCAACGAGCGGGGCGACCAGTTGAGCTTCTTCGACATCGACGAGGACGCGGTCAAGGTCGCCAACACGGTTTTCGCGAGCCGTCTGCGCCGGATCACGGCCGCTCCGGCCGACTCCCTGGCTGACGTCCGCCGCCAGGAGGAGGAGTACCGCGACTGGCAGAAGGACGCCGAGTACGTCCAGGCCAAGCACATCGCGGACGCCTGGTGCGCGGCGTTCATGTGGAAGAAGACACCGGACGCGCCGCGTCCGGTCACCTACAGCGTCTTCCAGGCCCTTCAGGACCCGGGGGGCGCCGGGGCGTCGGAGGCCACCAACGCCGAGATCGTCCGCCTGCGCGAGCAGTACCGGTTCTTCCACTGGCACCTGGAGTTCCCGGACGTGTTTCCGGTCCCCGACGACCGTCGGGGAGTGGACGAGAGAACCGGATGGTCCGGCGGCTTCGACTGCGTGATGGGCAACCCCCCGTGGGACAAGGTCGACTTCGAGGACAAGAAGTACTTCGCGACCGTCGAACCGTCCATCGCGGCGATCGCCGGAACAGCACGCCGCACCCGCATCGCCGAGTGGATCGAGGAGAACCCGGAAGCGGGGGAGCGGTACCGGGAGGCGAGACGGACGCAGAAGGCCACCTTCCACTTCGCGGCACAGTCGGGGAGTTTCGAGCGCTGCGCGGACGGGCTGAAGGTCAAGGGGGTCAACTCCCTACAGACGGACCACCTGTTCACCGAGCGGTTCGCGGCCATCGCCGCTCCGGAAGGGCGGTATGCCGCCATCATCCCCACGACGATCGCCACGGGGGCGGGTGCACAGCATCTCTTCAAGGAGTTCACTGGGCGCGGTGCGATTCGGGTGCTGTACGGGTTCGAGAACGCTAAACCACTGTTCCCGAGCGTTCACTCCAGCTACCCGTTCTGCATGATTTCCCTGGTCGGGCCGGGACTGCGCGAACCGGTGACCAAGCTCGCGTTCTTCCTGCACGACGTCGATGACCTGAGTAAAGCTGACCGGGTGTTCGAGTTGAGCCCCGAAGAGATCAAGCTCATCAACCCCAACACGGGGACGCTTCCCATCTTCCGCAAGCGCCGCGACGCGGAGCTCACGGCGTCTGTCTACAAGCGGATTCCCGTGCTGTGGAACGAGAAGAAGCGGGACGGGAACCACTGGGGGGTCAAGTTCAAGAACCTGTTCAACATGACCGATGACTGGGCGCTCTTCCGGTCCCGCGAGTCCTTGGAGAACGAAGGGTGGACCCTGGAGGGGAACGTCTTCGTGCGTGACGGAAGCCGGATGCTTCCGCTGTACGAAGGCAAGATGGTCCACCACTTCGACCACCGGTGGAACCACTTCACCGGCATGGAGACGGACGATGTTCGAGGGCTTGAACTCTCAGAGAAGCAGTCACCGGATACGGCGGCCATGCCCCGCTACTGGGTCCCTGAAGCGGATACACCGACGGGGAAGACAGACCGGAAAGGCCTGCCGGTCATGGCGGCGGGAGTCTCAACGGCCCTGGACTCATTGGGGTGGCACAGGGGGTGGCTCTACGGGTGGCGCGATGTGTCCCGGGCAACGGACGAGCGGACGGCCATTCCCGCCTTCATTCCTCGTGTTGGGGTCGGCCACACGTACCCACTCATGCTCCCGATGCAGCAACCGACTCTTGTCGCGGTTCTGGGGGCCGTGCAGAGTTCCTTCGTGTACGACTACATCAGTCGCCAGAAGATCAGCGGGGCGCACATGGCGCTCATGACGTGGAAGCAGCTTCCGGTCCCGCCTCCAGAGGACTTGAAGCCTCACACCACCTTCGTCGTCCCGCGTGTCCTGGAGTTGGTCTACACCGCCTATGACATGGCTCCGCTCGCCCGCGACCTAGAAGACGAGGGAGAACCATTCCGCTGGGATGAGGAACGCCGCGCGATCATCCGCGCCGAGTTGGACGCCTACTTCTTCTACCTCTACGGAATCGACCGTGGGGACGTTGACTACATCATGGAGACCTTTCAGACCGAGAACGGCGGCCTCAGGAACAACGAGATCAGGAAGTACGGCACCTACCGCACCAAGGACCTGATCCTGGAGGTCTACGACCGGATGGCCAACGCCGGGGTCTCCCTCGACACTCCGCTGATCGATGGCGAGAACTTCACGTCCACCCTCACCCCGCAGCCCGGTCACGGCCCGCGCCACGACCCAGCCTGA